A genomic stretch from Ureibacillus composti includes:
- a CDS encoding aspartate carbamoyltransferase catalytic subunit — translation MRNLLSMEHLTNEEVYQILKLASDFENGEQSKLSKSYNVANLFFEPSTRTKTSFEMAERKIGCTVIPFDAGFSSALKGETMYDTVKTLEMIGLDAVIVRAKEDEYYNELLEGINVSVINAGDGAGQHPSQSLLDLYTIHKEFGKFEGLNVTIVGDISHSRVAKSNATALKRLGVNIRFLCPPEWAGEFEAHHSWDELIEDSDVIMLLRIQHERHHVNKSFSKESYHEQYGLTFEREKRMKPNAIIMHPAPVNRDVEIVSELVECERSRIFDQVRNGVFVRMAILETILKGRERC, via the coding sequence GTGAGAAATTTACTTTCAATGGAACATTTAACGAATGAAGAAGTATATCAGATACTTAAACTCGCATCTGATTTTGAGAATGGAGAACAAAGCAAATTATCTAAATCATATAACGTAGCCAATCTGTTTTTCGAACCTAGTACCCGGACAAAAACAAGTTTTGAAATGGCTGAAAGGAAAATTGGTTGTACAGTGATCCCATTTGATGCAGGATTTTCGAGCGCATTAAAGGGTGAGACAATGTATGACACAGTAAAAACATTAGAAATGATTGGTTTGGATGCCGTCATAGTTAGAGCAAAAGAAGATGAATATTATAATGAACTTCTTGAAGGCATCAACGTTTCAGTCATTAATGCTGGGGATGGCGCGGGGCAACATCCATCTCAAAGTCTACTTGATTTATATACAATTCATAAGGAATTTGGAAAATTCGAAGGACTAAATGTAACGATTGTTGGTGATATCTCACACAGTCGAGTAGCAAAATCAAATGCAACGGCTTTAAAACGTTTAGGTGTAAATATCCGGTTCTTATGTCCTCCAGAATGGGCGGGTGAATTCGAAGCGCATCATTCATGGGATGAATTAATTGAGGATAGTGATGTTATTATGTTACTTCGCATTCAACATGAACGTCATCACGTAAATAAGAGCTTTTCAAAAGAAAGTTATCATGAACAATATGGACTAACATTTGAACGTGAGAAAAGAATGAAACCTAATGCCATCATCATGCATCCAGCTCCTGTAAACAGAGATGTAGAAATCGTATCAGAGCTAGTTGAATGTGAACGTTCAAGAATTTTTGATCAAGTTCGTAATGGTGTGTTTGTTCGAATGGCCATCCTCGAAACGATTCTGAAGGGAAGAGAAAGATGTTGA
- a CDS encoding dihydroorotase, protein MLKYIQNVQMVNEQGEQVLTSITIDNGKISAIGSDLPQGAEVIEGNGLLVSPGFVDLHVHLREPGFEHKETIETGSRSAAKGGFTTICAMPNTKPVPDSVENLQLINSLIEKSAVVRVLPYGSLTVAEAGEERTNIKELKELGAVAFSDDGVGIQLASTMYEQMKEAAKIDAVVVAHCEDNSLIYDGVMHEGKRNKELGLPGIPSICESVQIARDVLLAEAAGARYHVCHVSTKESVRAVRDAKAAGIRVTAEVCPHHLLLEEMDIPSDDANWKMNPPLRAADDKDSLHAALLDGTIDCIATDHAPHTEEEKCCGMVGAPFGIVGFETAFPLLYTQFVETGKWTLKQLIDWMSIKPAQIFDLPYGKIEVGASADLVLIDLNKEHRVQTEEFVSKGRNTPFNGWVAKGWPVMTIFEGNIVYEEAK, encoded by the coding sequence ATGTTGAAATATATTCAAAATGTACAAATGGTAAACGAGCAAGGTGAACAAGTATTAACAAGTATTACAATAGACAATGGAAAAATCTCTGCAATTGGAAGCGACCTTCCTCAAGGGGCGGAAGTAATCGAAGGTAACGGATTATTAGTATCTCCAGGATTTGTCGATCTTCACGTACATTTACGTGAACCTGGATTTGAACATAAAGAAACAATTGAAACAGGCTCTCGTTCAGCAGCAAAAGGTGGTTTTACAACGATTTGTGCAATGCCAAATACAAAACCAGTACCTGATTCAGTTGAAAATTTACAATTAATAAATAGCTTAATCGAAAAAAGCGCAGTTGTTCGAGTGTTACCTTATGGATCACTAACTGTCGCTGAAGCCGGGGAAGAACGTACAAACATTAAAGAATTAAAAGAGCTAGGTGCAGTTGCATTTTCAGATGATGGAGTAGGAATACAATTAGCGTCGACAATGTATGAGCAAATGAAAGAAGCAGCAAAAATTGATGCGGTAGTCGTGGCACACTGTGAAGATAACTCATTAATTTACGATGGTGTGATGCATGAAGGAAAACGTAATAAAGAACTTGGACTACCAGGTATCCCATCTATTTGTGAGTCAGTACAAATTGCACGAGACGTCTTATTAGCGGAAGCGGCAGGTGCTCGATATCATGTTTGTCACGTATCAACAAAAGAATCTGTACGTGCTGTACGAGATGCAAAGGCTGCTGGAATCCGAGTCACTGCAGAAGTTTGTCCGCATCACTTGTTACTTGAAGAAATGGACATTCCGAGTGATGATGCGAACTGGAAAATGAATCCACCATTACGTGCAGCAGATGATAAAGATTCATTACACGCTGCATTACTTGATGGAACAATAGACTGTATAGCAACAGATCATGCACCTCACACTGAGGAAGAAAAATGTTGTGGTATGGTAGGGGCACCATTCGGTATCGTCGGATTTGAAACAGCATTCCCATTGCTATATACACAATTCGTCGAAACAGGGAAATGGACGTTAAAGCAATTAATTGATTGGATGTCAATTAAGCCAGCTCAAATCTTTGACTTACCTTATGGGAAAATTGAAGTAGGAGCTTCGGCAGATTTAGTTCTTATTGATTTAAATAAAGAACATAGAGTACAGACGGAAGAGTTTGTATCTAAAGGGCGCAATACACCATTTAACGGTTGGGTTGCAAAAGGTTGGCCAGTAATGACTATTTTTGAAGGCAACATTGTCTATGAGGAGGCAAAATAA
- a CDS encoding carbamoyl phosphate synthase small subunit, whose product MKKRLLILEDGTVFTGEAFGSEQASQGEVVFTTGMTGYQETLSDPSFYGQIVTFTYPLIGNYGINRDDFESITPAVRGLVCRELAQEPSNFRCDLSLNDYLVSQNIPGIQGIDTRKLTRIIRSKGAVRAMLTAACEEVNVEEIVATLKATPLLRSHVADVSTKAAYPSPGRGKRVVLLDFGMKHGILRELNKRDCDVLVVPYNTPADQILAWHPDGIMLSNGPGDPADVTVGIETIANLIGKVPIFGICLGHQLFALASGAKTFKLPFGHRGANHPVKDLRTGRTELTSQNHGYAVDESSLEGTDLEVTHIALNDGTVEGLRHTKHPVFTVQYHPEASPGPEDSNHLFDEFIELMEAHAKEGKQHA is encoded by the coding sequence ATGAAAAAACGACTATTAATTTTAGAAGACGGTACAGTATTTACAGGTGAAGCGTTCGGTAGCGAACAAGCTTCCCAAGGTGAAGTTGTATTTACAACAGGGATGACAGGCTACCAAGAAACATTATCTGATCCTTCTTTCTACGGACAAATTGTTACATTCACATATCCATTAATCGGAAACTACGGAATTAACCGTGATGATTTCGAATCAATTACGCCAGCTGTTCGTGGCTTGGTTTGTAGAGAATTAGCTCAAGAACCATCAAATTTCCGTTGTGACCTATCATTAAATGATTATTTAGTATCACAAAACATTCCTGGTATTCAAGGGATTGATACTCGTAAATTAACTCGAATCATCCGTTCAAAAGGTGCAGTTCGTGCGATGTTAACAGCGGCTTGCGAAGAAGTGAATGTTGAGGAAATCGTAGCAACATTAAAAGCAACTCCATTATTGAGAAGCCATGTAGCAGACGTTTCAACAAAAGCTGCATACCCAAGCCCAGGACGCGGAAAACGTGTTGTATTATTAGACTTTGGAATGAAGCACGGAATTTTACGTGAGCTTAATAAGCGTGATTGTGATGTACTAGTTGTTCCTTATAATACACCTGCCGATCAAATTCTAGCATGGCATCCAGATGGCATTATGCTTTCAAATGGACCTGGGGACCCTGCAGATGTAACAGTAGGAATCGAAACAATTGCCAATCTAATTGGAAAGGTTCCGATCTTCGGTATTTGCTTAGGGCATCAATTATTTGCTTTAGCGAGTGGTGCTAAAACATTCAAACTACCATTTGGACACCGAGGTGCAAACCATCCGGTAAAAGACTTACGCACTGGAAGAACAGAATTAACTTCTCAAAACCATGGTTATGCTGTAGATGAATCATCATTAGAAGGCACAGACTTAGAAGTAACACATATTGCATTAAATGATGGCACAGTAGAAGGTTTAAGACATACAAAACACCCAGTTTTCACAGTTCAATATCACCCAGAAGCGTCACCAGGGCCAGAAGACTCAAATCACTTATTTGATGAATTTATTGAATTGATGGAAGCACACGCAAAGGAAGGGAAACAACATGCCTAA